One Manihot esculenta cultivar AM560-2 chromosome 18, M.esculenta_v8, whole genome shotgun sequence genomic window carries:
- the LOC110606981 gene encoding ran-binding protein 1 homolog a: MASTEPDHDHREDDDAPAAEDEDTGAHVAPIVKLEEVAVNTGEENEDPILDLKSKLYRFDKDGNQWKERGAGTVKLLKHKETGKVRLVMRQSKTLKICANHLVLPSMSVQEHAGNDKSCVWHAADFADGELKDELFCIRFASVENCKTFMETFQEVAESQKPKEENKDATAAADALGKLSVEEKKTKETAGEKVPAAAEEAKKTDAEDKVKEPPSST; this comes from the exons ATGGCAAGCACTGAGCCCGATCACGATCACAGAGAAGACGATGATGCCCCTGCAGCCGAGGACGAGGACACTGGAGCTCATGTCGCTCCGATTGTCAAGTTAGAGGAGGTCGCCGTCAACACCGGTGAAGAGAACGAAGATCCCATTCTCGATCT GAAATCCAAGCTCTATCGATTCGATAAGGATGGGAACCAGTGGAAGGAGAGAGGCGCTGGTACAGTTAAGTTGTTAAAGCACAAGGAGACAGGAAAGGTACGCCTTGTTATGAGGCAATCTAAGACTCTCAAGATCTGCGCCAATCACCTCG tactTCCATCGATGTCAGTGCAGGAGCACGCTGGAAATGACAAGTCGTGTGTGTGGCACGCTGCTGATTTCGCTGATGGTGAATTGAAGGATGAACTTTTTTGCATCCGTTTTGCATCAGTTGAGA ATTGCAAGACATTTATGGAAACGTTTCAAGAAGTAGCTGAATCCCAAAAACCAAAAGAGGAAAATAAAGATGCAACTGCTGCTGCTGATGCCCTTGGGAAGTTGAGCgttgaagaaaagaaaactaaGGAGACTGCTGGTGAAAAGGTGCCAGCTGCAGCTGAGGAGGCAAAGAAGACTGATGCAGAGGATAAAGTTAAGGAGCCTCCTTCCTCAACTTGA